TTTGAAGAAAGAGAGAATGTGCAAATAATAATAAGGTAACCACtccataaaatgaaaaaaggacATTCTACTTCCATTTATTCATTTTGGGCGTGATACATATACGTAAAAAGTTGTTCAGCTTGCCGAATTGTTACACGAAAAAATAAACATTCATTAAACTAGGGTGGTTCATTAATCTCTAAAGTGTAACCAGTCTGTGAATGTCATTCTTCCTCATAAAGCCTTATCTCCTTACTTCAATGCTCTAGTCCTTTCTTCAATGTATTTGAATATATGTTGCAGCCCATTTAAATGAACAAAATGAAAACTCAAATCCACTCATCAACTTTCAACCCATCTTACACTACGAAAGAAGCATAAGTTGCTCTTGAACATAAAAAAAGAACTTTAGACAATTCTCTAAGTTTTCTATCAAATCAAAGATTACCTCAATGGAATGAAAGAGCTGTTAAAACAAGACAGCGACATCATCTAATACCGAAATAACACAGATAAATTTGGTTGTTTTTATTGCATGATTGAATAATAATTCTTGTGAAGGGTAAACATGTTAAGGATCACATCAATTTAGCATAAATTTGAGAGGTTAGAACTCCAAGAACATATTTCTATCCTACAGGCAgcctaaaataataataagattgggAGAAAAGCGAAAAAAGGTGATACCTGTTGCAGGGAGTGTCAGGGGTTGGAATGTGGGTAAGATCATTTGATAAGGAGTGGAGATGATGACACGAAGTTCGAGCATCGACCCAACCAGATTGAGAGCCATGGATTAAGTCGTAATCTTCTTCCGATAAACCACCTTCCTGAGTGATCGATCATGGCACAAATAAGTATAAGAAGGTATTCTGTTAGTGAAAATTCAGAAAAAGTAAAGTCAGAGAAGTAGGTTTTAATTTAATACCggttgagaagaagatgaagccaTGAATTGAACACTATAAGCTTACTTTCCAATGATGCAATTGGGCGAGATGCTCTATTTAtaaattcagattttattttttatttttttaaagaataaattcagaatttcttttcacaaaattatatttttagtttcttaacttaattttaaataataggcttttagtctttttataattttaggtgAGATGCtctatttttaatcttttatcttttttcattttaattttgtccGTTTGCATATggatttttaagtttaaaattcatatttttattttcttatgaccttttaatctttaaatatatgatttttcatCTATATTTGTAGatgaatattagatttgaagcatgaaaattcatatgcaagtagaaaaaaatgacaaaattgaaataaataaaaataagataaatgactaagttgttacctaaaattaagttaaaagattAAAGGTGTTGTTATTTTGTCTTTATGCTTTCATCCTACCAACTTCTTATCCACCATATGcaattccaattttacctttATACACTTTGAATCAAACAAACACCGTCAAAATTATGTATAATCTGAACCAAACCTATATATAAGCCAGACCAAGAACCCTTTTCAACACCGGTGGTTTTCGAATTTTGCCCTAAACAATCATATTCCATGTCTTTTGAAACAATGATCATGACGACGTCTACCCAGATGCTGAGGAGGAGAAGGAAGGAGGCAACCGAGTTGAATTCAGATCATGGAGAGCCATCAAATTTGTCTGTtctctgtaacaccccgttttcccaacataaaaatttcataaaataatcagagttattcacgtaaacggaatgctacacttcttttcctaaaatcataaatgaaataattaactaattatccttcaaaattcaacaacgtaataattaatacttcgcagcggaatttattcaaacatctaaatagtctttggcacgaaggcttCATCATAACGTCTCATAAAATCCAATCAAAAACATAGTCATgtaaaatcataagcaatacgtaaggaatagaaaagcatgcaacaaagttttcatcccgttacgtatcagaacacctaaagacacacgtgagagatagtccactcacgacagcaatctaacagcagcttaaactcgatcacctgcaagttattcatacgaagagcaacattttcaagcagaatgggtgagatttcacattcaataataaaaagcatgtaattcatcaaaagcatttaacaacttatatttcatcaattaataacattactcttcttataatacttcattagtaactcaatcaacttctaatcatcattaacttcatattcattacattacaaacatcatcatatagcacataataactaaatcataaccaacatagatcatcacatcataaatatcatcttttaacacacaacataatcatcatctcacaataacataaacaacgcaatataatcatcatctcataagaacttaaacaacacaacataatcatcacttaataataataataataatcatatacaacacaatataatcatcacttaatgataataatcatatacaacacaacataatcatcacttaataatcataatcatatacaacacaacataatcatcatctcataataacataaacaacaacataatcatcatcttataataacacaagcaacaacatattcatcatctcataataatataaacgacaacataatcattaacattccatggtttgtcatcaacaaccACTTCAACGATTCGACGACGACAACGTCAACTTGTCAATACAACTACGTGaaagtacaccacctcttataaaacaacggCGTAAGAGTACacaacctcttataaaacaacgacgttagagtacaccacctcttataaaacaccacgtaagagtacaccacctcttataaaacaccagaacataaacagtcactaacaacagcttcaactacgaattcaacaacttagacaacttaacaacttaagactccaatactttggaaagacaacttacatTTTTACAACTTAGACCTATACCTGCAACTTGATCTAtatgcaacaacaacagaaacagcacaagcaattcacaacataacaatattaatgaaaaacatcaacaacttaaacatcatacattttccacataaggcacataattatttcacataaccaacaacattaatcatcttaatttcagactctctgaagaacattaatattataaacaacttcgtttctaccccaaggaccaactcacaacataggttaaatactcttaaacaccttaattgaactcatagtacttctagttttgaggtttgcaattatcccataagttttggattaacttagaaatggttatgctgaattttcataagatttcactaagacctccttggcgtattttcatcatatctcaaacaccaaaaatcattttcaagtcaaaccaaagtcatcggaaagctaacacaattatctataactttcatgtttacaccaaagaccaattcaaaacaaaaacgtgtgaaaaaagacgcaagaacacgaAACAGGGGATGATGTCAAAGTGCAGCTCGCGAAGCGAGTAAGTTTACTCCTTGTGGCGAGTTGtgactgtaacgccctctttgaattattagatttatttaattatttaattgagtctaaaatttattaagaagagtttaaaatatatttatttgattatgtgatttattaagtggcttatgtttttatttaatagattaagatttgaaaatagaaataagattgagttgagagtttgttatgagattttagagagttttgggggagaaagagaaataagataatagaaaaaagggttataaataggagaaacctagtttagaaaaaacataacgtacgatcaattttggagaaaagggagaaaaaaccgagaggagggggaagacctaggagtgctgcgattttcatctataaggtaagggtgagactaacattcaataatcttaagtcattgattctgaaaattggatttaacatgttgtaggttttcgtttttgaaaatttgagaattagggttaaaagtgcttaattgatgattttctaaaataatgtttttggtcaagttttatatggttttgagtctcttttgatgaatataaatgtttagacaaactttggatcaaatttgggcatagggaagttaaaattgggattttggggtgaaaagtgtgttttttcccgagttgctctctgacagcatgtcctgtttcatgttcttgcgtctttttcacacgtttctgttttgaattagcctttggtgtaaacatgaaagttgtagataattgtgttagctttacaGTGccgtcggtttgacttgaaaatgatttttggtttatgagttatggtcaaattactgcacgtaggtcacagtgaatttttatgaatttcagcacaaccttgtccgaatttgaaatgaaaactggtattgattggtacagaattggtcttaggtgtaaacacaaaagttgtaggtataaatgttagatttctaatgccgttggtttgacttcaaaaggatttatagaacttgagttatagtcaaattactgcacgtaggtcacagtgaataattaaatatgattgatgaattagtatatgaatgtatatgttgtgaatacgatattgtccatgattgatgaagtgttatatgtatatatgatgttttaagatgttgattattatttgatgttgttatattgtgatataattgtatatgcattacttgaattatatgtgaataattgagacgttgttgacttgcatttgatattattatgtcatgctgtttttgtatactgttgtgttgctgttgttatttaactaagctgcatgagtcggtctaagttgattaagatgatgaagttccaaattattggattatataagaggttgttgatttaagatattacgaggtcgagtccatgcattagcatttcattgttgggggcttgatgccctggagcctttgctcaattaagttgagggcttgatgccctgggagcctttttacgctcaaataaagttgagggcttgatgccctgggagcctatttacgctcaaagattggtaccacatgcatgattagaagattaagttgcatagtcaagaggttaagttgtcaagttgtcaagttatcaagttgtcgagttgttaagttgttaaatcatgaaattgtttaaagctgtgatatgaactattaaagaagtgaattatgatatattattatctatgatgaatattatgatgattacatgatgttgtctatgagttgttaaatatgattgatgatgcttatgttgttaaatgtaattgatgaattatatgcttaatattattgtttgtgaaatctcaccccttctatttgcccaccatgggtaactaacaggtaaccaagaatagttgatgtcgtgtgagctttccttctcgtgtgtcttaggtgctctgatacgtaacgggatgggatcttttgttattgcttttctattccttacgtattatgactatgtttttagattggatttttatgagacatttacgaagaggccttcgtgccaaagactgttttagttattgaataaattccgctgcgaagtattaaagatcttgtatttgaatttttaaatgataaatagttatttattcagtttaggATTTTAAggaaagaatgtgacattctgtttatgttgaaaaactctgattatttatgcgaaatttttatgttgggaaaacgggatgttacagTGACGGACAAatctacgggaacagaccagttttcaCTCGAAAAGCCCCAATTTCATCAatccaaatcccaaatttgataggaaactcaacctatgtttattctacagcCTGAACTTCAATTCTTATGTTAATTCACTGGATTACCTACTCTTTAACAATCaattccaaaccaaaacctaatttctctaatcatcaaaattaccacctacatcatgttaaatccagttttcagaattaaattacttagaattagagaaagttagtcccacccttaccttaagaaaatcgatcagcagctctctcttggttcttctctcctcttgttctcccttttctccaaaactagTTGTACATGAAAATAACTCTAAACCTAATTTCTCCTATTTATCacttcccatctattttatcttatttcctttaattccacaaaactctctaaattcacaaaacagcccctatctcaatatttattctattatcaaatcttattctattaaatactaaaataagccacttaataaatcacataatcatataaatatattctaaacctattaaaacaatcaaataaataaatcaaataattcaaagagagcGTTACATTCTCACCCCGTAAAATTTGCATTTCAAAATCGAAAATTAAGAACAACACCAAACCAATTTGGTTTTCTCTGGTTCAGTTTAATGTTTATCTGAACCAGAAAAAACcgaataatattttgtttggttttttctttttcttgagtATATTGGTTTTGTCCGAACTTGATCTTTTTCCTCTGATAGCATTTTGCAACActttgttttagaaaaataaaaatgaggtCAAATTCCTTGTTGATGTATcatttatgttaagttgatgaGTCCAAATTCAGCTCTCTAAAAATtagtgtttatatatgaattattcAATCTTAGTTTGAAATAAAACTGATTGATTACTTTATTTATAATGTTGTTCATGAAACAATTATCAATGAAATTATGTTTCAATTAAGAAATAAGATAGAGAAAATGTATGTAACTTATCATAGATACTTTTTGGACATGTCATCTCAATGTGAAATGACAACATACACATTTTTTAaggagtaatgatatttgaacaactatttttgtataattttttggaCAGCTTTgttcttctctcttttatttcGTTAAaagcaagagagagagagagagaaaaaaaaaaaaaagagaataataacATAACGTGAGTACGAAGgagaaaattatacaaaaattatatcaaaatggtagtacaaatatcatttctgttTTTGAAGCACActagaagaacaaaaaaaatataacggTGTAAATATTTCATGCTTTTAAATACCTAATACCACGACAAGTTTTTTCAACGAAAACCAAGAATAGGCTAGCATCCCCTTGTTTTCCACCAAACAcccgttttttgtttttattttataaatgaaaaaaatactatatgtGCAGCGCATTACACTTGTTCGTGGCTTTCGTGAATTTTTTCCTCGTAGGAAATAGCATTACTGTTTTTAATacttaaatattttatgatttaaagaatagtaatttgtttaaaaaaacaaaattaaaggaGCAAggtgttaaaaacaaaaacaaaaatgaaaggaataaaaaaaaataaaaagatgataTATTGAGAATTGAAAGCTTAGGGTTGAGTTTTGACGGTAGTATATAAAGTTAGGAAATACATAGACAGAGTCTTTGATTCATTCCATCTGCGACTGCTAGTTAGGGTTTTTGAGATCGCTGCCTGCCGCCGAGTAAGAAATCATGGGTCACTCCAATGTCTGGAACTCTCACCCCAAGACCTATGGTCCTGGTTCTCGTACATGGTATGATATCTAtctcttttttcatttgaatCTTCGATCCGTATTTCTATATATTTTactgtgtttgtttgtgtgtAACCTCTCTTGAAAATTTGTGTGGATTTCCGTATATTACTGTGATGTGATTCATCATGATTTGGTTcgaattttatgaattaaagATGAAGATCCAACTCAAGTCTTGAAATGAATGCATGAATTTTTCCATGTGCTTGTTGTTTTGTGGAATATTTTGTTCTATTCAGCTTCTTTTCATTGTcttaatttcaacataaaattagtATTCAATTCAGCTGGGTGAGAATATTTCAGTggaattttttgttgatttggttCTTTACCTAGCTGAAAGAAATTtctgaatattttatttttgtggaatTGGTCTTTCTATTACCACCTGCATAATATTTACTTCTGCTGAACTTCTTTTCACTTGACTTAATTGTCAAATTAAAATCTCCCTCATAAGCaatttttgttgtaaatttcAATATTATGTTATCTTATAACTATTGTCTTAAGATGAGTATGGTTTAGTTATTGCTACATTTCAACACTTCTTTCTTAGTTACTTGTACATACTTCATATTGGTTGATTATAAATGTTTACTGTTGTACCCTGTTTTGCAGCCGTGTGTGTGGAAACTCTCATGGATTGATCAGGAAGTACGGACTCATGTGTTGCAGACAGTGCTTCCACAGCAATGCCAAGGAAATTGGCTTCATTAAGGTCAATACTTCTATGTACCTTTCTATTTGTTAGAGTAGATTTCTAAATATCTGCTTGTTTTAGCATGAGTTCTCATCACTTTgccccccttttttttttttttgtcttgcaGTATCGCTGAAAAGTTTAGAGTCCTTCGGAGCTGCAAAATGTTGCCAGGATGATTTTAGTTATTAAAGAACTTATAATGTTGtggcttttttattttattcagtcAGTTAATCAAACTTGAGTTGttactaaaaacatatttacttCCTACTTGGTTGTGGAGTTGTTATTTTCTCTTTATCCATCACTAGAATTATAAATTTGATGTTGGCATCTTTTTGCATGGTGTGTTTTATGATGTGAATGGAAATAATTTCCCTTTCATAAGCTTTTAACTTGATCTATAACCTGCTAAGGTATGATTTGTAAACTTGAAAATGTGCCATTTgtaaagattaaaaaaacaGGGAGTTATTCCAGAGATTGGAGCAAGTAGAGATGATTTGAAACATTGATTATAGACTTTCAACACAGTATATTTTGTAGCCCATTGTCAGCCAATGTGTGTGTGCTGCAAATTCTAGATTTTTAGAATGTCCATACATTGAAATACATCTGTTGTGATTGTATACACCAACTCTGTAACCTATAAAACTTTCATATATTTGTTTGGCAGTTTCCAACCTCTCACTTGTTTGTTAACCTGTCATCCGGTAGGTTAGCACGATTCTTTGAGTATGGGACTACAGAGAGCTATTTGGCAAAGCGTATTGAACGACACTATCTAGGTTGTTTTACTTCTCAATATGTTAAACGATCCTCTGTAAAATTGGTTTTGGTATCTAATTTGAGTAAGGTGTTGGAATACACCTTGGGTAGTttaggtttttttcttttcttttctttctgacAGTAAGTTGTTTAAGAACAAGTAACTATTGACTGCCTTAGAAAAGGATAGGAGTTTGGTTCCTTTTGTTAGAGAGCTAGACAAGTGTTGAGATCGGAGATGGGTTTTGAAGCAGTGAGACTTGGTGGCATATTGCAATTCTTGATTGTTACTTATGCATAATGTTCTTGAGACTTGTTTAGGTGGTCATTGTGGGCGAGTCTTTGGTAGGATCTCCCTATTAGTGCATATTTGATCTAGTTGTGTTCTCTATtccttaaaacaaaattatgactATTACCATTAGGAAAATGCTGAATCTCACGACAGATTTTATAGTGAAAGCATCGCTACTCGCGAGCGTGTATTTGCTGTTTCTCTCTCCTGTtaaaatttctctctcttccgtgTATTGTGGGAAACCCATTGTTTTTAATTGGTCAATtgcttgttcttgatgaattcGGGACAAAATCTTTCCCTTTAAATAGCATTGCTGATCACTATTATAATGGAAATGGGAAGATTATATCAATTTCTTAAGATGTTCATGACAAAATtatgacttttaaaatatatattttgcgACTTCGGTCACATAGTATAAGCATTCCTCCAATACCGCATAAGAATGTTTTTGTTtccatataaaatttgaaactaCGTTTCTACTTTTGTTGCCAATATAGAGTGATCTTGGCCAGTTCATCCATGCACGAAGTGGAAGATCCATCCATAGTTTTCACATAGCACAAACATTGAGATTTGAGATTCTTGAATTTTCAATTTCGTCAATGCAAGGTTTGATTTCaccattttcttttatgaagGCGTTGATAGAGATTATCAACGAACGAATTGCTGGTTTCTTTAACATTAAAAATGCTCAAGAAAATACCTTTTTTAAAATCAGATGATATCTTCATGACAAGGATTAACGTTTGATTTTGCGTGATAATCAAATGATATTCTCAGTTTACTAATCTTCCATAACCACATATTCCTTAAAAACACAATATATGGgtaaatgataattttataaatttacaaaacAATTTGAAATTCAATCGGAATCACATATTGTTCACATATTTATATATCTTTATAATTTctgttaaaaaataacaaatctaTCTTTATAATTAACAGTTGTTATAAATTCATAATAGAGTGTAATAAAGTTAAGTTAAAATAACGTAACAgtgcatcaaaaatataaaattacaattgtTCTAAGACTTTTTTTCTCCTGCTAATTTGATGCTTAAAATAGAACGGAGTAGTCcctaagacttttttttttcgagAAGCATGTCAATAGAAATAGTAGTCACACACCCTGGGTCTTTACAACATAGCAACAACAAATATTTACAGTGAAGTTAAACTCAGACGCATAAAATAGAAATGCCAAAATGTTAACTACCACGTATCTAGAAATTTGCTGGTGCTTCACAATATTAGTCTACCTTGAGATGTTCACACCAAAGATGTGAACAAAGTACAcagtaaaatataataaaagaaaattctatttttcaaaattactaTCAAGAACCAGTGAATCACGCTGTAGGATTGGGAAGGGCTTTGGGTTTTGGCTTGACTTCAATCTCGTTCACACTGCGAACGTAGATAGCATCTTGGTCATGGCTGCAAAAGAAATTAACAACAGATTAGAGAGAGAGCGTGTGTGTGGAGAAAATGGGAATAGGGAATACTTACGGTTTAGGTCCCTCTTCAAAAGTGTAACTTGATGCAACAGCTAGGAGGCGTCCATCTCTGCTAAACGAGAGTGCAGCAACGCTACTAGGATATTTTGAATACTGCAAGGATAAATGGAAATTTAGTATTTGATGCAGTGCCATAAGAAGAATCTGATCTTTAAATTTACTTGAGGCAAATGAGAAAAACCTGGTATAGCCTCTTTTTGTTGTTTCCGTCCCAGACGTTAACAAAACCGTCACAACCTCCTGTGGCAAATGTACCATATCTGCACGAAAAATTTCCATGAGTATTTTGACACTTTAATTAAGCATTAACAGAGCTCTATGTGCCAGTTAGTATGTTGTTACTGCTACTAATAAATTAGTGATAATTGGGTTGGCAGCTGTTAGTTAGTTGCAATTGATAGTTGGCTGAGATTGTTAGTTTGATATAAGCCGTACTCTATGGAAAGAACGATGTATTCAAGGTGTTTAGCACCTTTTATCAATAAGATTCCTTACGATATTCAAGGTGTTTAACACCTTTGCACACATTTTCTTGTCCCCTAGATTGGTTCTTATTACTCCAACTATTCCATTGTTGTAAGGGTGGGAAACTCTTGTATATTAAAATTCTAACCATCCAATTTCAGAATCCAGTTAAGGGTAATATCACCATGTCATTTTTGGTGTTTTGAATGATACAAATCCTACAATGGTACTGATAGGAGAAACAACTATGCAAACATTAACAAGATGCTTCTCATTTCAAATACATCACTTGCCAATGACATTCATAATAGCTCCTAGTCATTTTCTAGTTGATTTTTGGAGTACTGAATTGCACAACTTTCATGATCCTATCAACATTCAGTTAGGATGCAACCAACCTTTCCCAACAATATACTTGCAATCATTtaatttctaaaccaaatagtCATGATTATTGATAACATGTATGGAAGGAACTGTCACGCACAAAAAATTGGTACAAGCTAAGAGATTATTGTTTCCCGACTCAAGCCATTGGTGTCCATTCTTTGGACCCAGAGAACATAAATAGCCGATGACGAGATTTATGTAATCCACCAAAACCacaatttgttttaaattttaacctCTTTAGGATGCTTGTAAATTAAGATGATAAGAAATTCTGATAGACAAAGAACTTGAAAATACATACATGGGGTGGAATGCCATGGCATTCACAGGATAGACGATATCCCTTCCAGCTTCAGATTTTCTATGACACTTGAAAGCGTATCTGTGTGGAGTTTAGAAGCAAATGACGTGTTATATAGACTAcataaaagaagtaaaaaaaacaacaattttgaaGCGGTTAAAATGATAAACATAATGCAAAAAATCAATACTTCTTTGCCTGGCTAGCCTCAGATAGGTCAAAGAATTCCATTGCAACCCGCCCTTCAACAGAACTAAGAGCATATCCTGCAAAAAGTATGTGGAATATGAACATCAAGGCTAAGAAACTCAACACAAAAATCAGTGCCATCAAGGCTCTAAGAAACTATTTAAAGCACAGTGTATAAGCAAACACAAACCAGCATTTGATGAAGATTTCAAATGAGattgaagaaacaaaacaaagtcCAAACCATAAGTTTTGCAAATTATTCCAAAATCACACATACACTACAGCTTACCTGTTCCATTTGGGTAGCAGCGTACACATCTGGTTTGATATTTCAATGAAGATTCCCTTCGTTGTTCAGGACAAGACATGTTCCTCATGTCATAAACATTAACGTGTCTTCCAGCTGTTGCTACTACAAGCCGATGTCCAACAAGAGATAGAGAGTAAACACGTTCAGGCTGTGCATACGTCCCAACTAGAGTGCGCTCTTGTCCACTTGCACCTCTAGGGTCCCAACATTTTATGGTTTTGTCCCAACTTCCAGTGATCAATTGCCCTATAATGATGGATAAGTTAAAAGTTAGCCCATTGTCAATAGTAAAATTTTCAGCAAATAAGCTGAAATTCTTGTCATTGGCACGGATAAGTTAAGAATGATGACTCTTT
Above is a genomic segment from Medicago truncatula cultivar Jemalong A17 chromosome 5, MtrunA17r5.0-ANR, whole genome shotgun sequence containing:
- the LOC11437603 gene encoding 40S ribosomal protein S29 isoform X1, whose protein sequence is MGHSNVWNSHPKTYGPGSRTCRVCGNSHGLIRKYGLMCCRQCFHSNAKEIGFIKVSTIL
- the LOC11437603 gene encoding 40S ribosomal protein S29 isoform X2, with the protein product MGHSNVWNSHPKTYGPGSRTCRVCGNSHGLIRKYGLMCCRQCFHSNAKEIGFIKYR
- the LOC11439089 gene encoding mitotic checkpoint protein BUB3.1: MATTTTTTVVSSGRELTNPPSDGISNIRFSNHSDHLLVSSWDKTVRLYDATADFLRGEFLHGGPVLDCCFHDDSSGFSASADNTVRRLIFATGKEDILGKHDAPVRCVEYSYAAGQLITGSWDKTIKCWDPRGASGQERTLVGTYAQPERVYSLSLVGHRLVVATAGRHVNVYDMRNMSCPEQRRESSLKYQTRCVRCYPNGTGYALSSVEGRVAMEFFDLSEASQAKKYAFKCHRKSEAGRDIVYPVNAMAFHPIYGTFATGGCDGFVNVWDGNNKKRLYQYSKYPSSVAALSFSRDGRLLAVASSYTFEEGPKPHDQDAIYVRSVNEIEVKPKPKALPNPTA